In Actinoplanes derwentensis, the following proteins share a genomic window:
- a CDS encoding TIGR03618 family F420-dependent PPOX class oxidoreductase → MKVPPIMALPDDLLAVLHTKAICFVTTLMPDGSPQISQTWAGTDGQHVLINTVVTHQKTRNLTRDPRIAIGIADPAAPSRSWALRGSVVTATTDGARENIDELSQKYIGRPYPGFGGEQEERVILTVKVDRIHTP, encoded by the coding sequence ATGAAGGTTCCGCCCATCATGGCCCTGCCCGACGACCTCCTCGCTGTTCTGCACACCAAGGCGATCTGCTTCGTCACCACCCTGATGCCCGACGGATCGCCGCAGATCTCCCAGACCTGGGCCGGCACCGACGGCCAACACGTCCTGATCAACACGGTGGTCACCCACCAGAAGACCCGCAACCTCACCCGTGACCCGCGCATCGCCATCGGGATCGCCGATCCGGCCGCGCCGTCGCGCTCCTGGGCGCTGCGCGGCAGTGTCGTGACCGCCACCACGGACGGCGCGCGGGAGAACATCGACGAGTTGTCCCAGAAGTACATCGGCCGGCCCTATCCCGGTTTCGGCGGCGAACAGGAAGAACGCGTCATCCTCACCG